Within the Planctomycetaceae bacterium genome, the region GCGAAGCAGCCATCCATCGACGTCGGCTGGACTTTGGTTGTCTGACACGCTGCGATTTCAGTTGAGCAGCAGTGGCCGAGAGGATGACGGCGTCTGTCTCGGGCGAAACATCAGGCACAGCTCCGTACCGACGTTTCAGTACCGTACGCAAGTCATCCGGTATTTCCTCATCCGGCTTGTTGTGGTTGTCGCCGGTTGTCATAACGTGTCCTTTCTTTCCGGAGGTATGTTTGCAGCAACCAGGCAACCAGGCCGATCAACATCAAAACAGGCCAGATCGATGCGAGGGCTATGATGAATTCTGTGGCAGCAAACCAGCCTCTTGCCAGACTGGCTGAAAATCGTCGCATAAAGTGCTGACTCGTCACAATGGGCTCGTAAAACGTGACCGTCAGCGAACTGAATTGAATTTGATTCTGCAAAAAGCGGAACCGGGATTCACTGGATTCGATTTCACCCCGAATTGTATCCAGATGGGCTTCTATCTTCAGAATTTCGTCGATGGAATTCGCCTGCTTCAGCAGGTCACGATATCGCTGTTCTGTGTCCTTTCGGGTCGTTAGTCTCGCTTCCAGGTCGATGAATTCCTGACTTACGTCAGTGGCATCAATTTCTCGTACATCGAATTGTTCGATGCCCTGACTGATGGCAGCAACGAGATCATCAAAACGAGACGCTTCTATTCTGATGGTCAGTGTTTCTGAAAGCGAAGTGTGATTTCGCTGCTGATGTTCATCCGCCAGAAACCCCCGATGCTGCTGAATGGCAGACGTGATCCGATGACGTGACTGGACACGGTCATTCGTTGGGAACACAAGGGTCCCGCGTCTGATCAGATAAGGATTCGTAGTGGATGAGGTCTCTTCCGAAATGTGAGTGTCATCAAGATTGGCCACATGATGGGCATCAGCATGAGCTTCCGGCTGTTGCGAAGTTCTGTGTGTTGATTCATCTATTTTGCCGCATCCGACAATCAAACATCCCAACAGGAGAATGTTTCGGAATCCATAAACCGGCATTTGACTGCTCCCGCTGACGCAGAGTTCAGGGCTGACCATTCACGACTCATTGAGCACAGGCGACTTCGAAAAGGTTCAAAGATTCCGGAAACTTTTTCGGTCGTTCGTCGTCCAAGCCAATCGCAAGCCTATGGGAGTGTTTTGGGGAGCTGTTTCGATGATGTCCGAGTCACAGGAAGGCCTGACCGACCAGCAGCTGGTCGAGGCTCTGAATTCGGGCGATTTGACGGCTTTCGAAGCAATCTACTTCCGCTATCGCGACTGGGTCATGCGGCTGGCATTTCGGTTGACCGGCAACCATGATGACGCTTTGGATGTGCTGCAGGAAACCTTCACTTATCTCGCGGGCAAGTTCCCCGGATTTGTCCTCACGGCCGCCATGACCACATTCCTGTACCCAGCCGTCCGGAATCTTGCCATCGCGGCGAACAGGAAACGTCGACGTTCCAGCGGCGGCGATGAAGTGCTGGAGTTCTTTGAATCGCCCACCTCTGCCCCGACTTCACCCGCCGATGATATTGAACCCATACTGACATCACTCTCGAGCGACCACCGGGAAATTCTGCTGATGCGGTTTGTCGACGATCTCACCCAGCCCGAAATTGCCGCCGCACTGAATATTCCGCTTGGCACGGTCAAATCGCGTCTGCATCATGCCATTCAAACCCTGAAGTCCTCGCCGGCCGGTCAGCGGTTGCTGGGCCGATCGGATTCAGGTTAGCTTAGCTTGGCTTAGCTTAGCAGCCTGTTGAAGAACGGGACTGGCTCGAGCAGGAGATCTGAAAACACGATGGTTTCCAGTGGTCCTGCGTACCTGCCCCGAGTTTTAACGGATAGCGAGGCTGGAGAGACGATGGAATGTCAGTCTGTCCTCTCAGTGGCAGCCGGATCAGTGACAGCCAGACGTTAAGCGATTGCACTCGGATTCCCCAGAAGCCATATGGCCGTGATTGAGATACCCGCGGGGCCGGCGTGGTCCCTTCTGGACGCGTATGCTGGCGTTTAGACGGGCGCCAGGATGGCCGCGATCCTTGGGGGATGCCTTTCAATGGGCTGGCAGTTGCGAATGGAATTTGGCCGTCAGTCGGCCGTTCGGCAGATTCAGACGGCATCTTGTCCGCAAATCCGACACCTTCGTTCCATTCGGACTCGCCTGAACCGCGTAGCAAAGTTGCTGAATCATTGGAATCTGGTCGTGTAATCGGGTCTAATCGCCTTAGAGATTCGGGGGATGCCTCAGGATGCCGGTTTGCACGCAAATCCGGCTATTTTCCTGACCAACACCCCGCAGGCGCGGGTAAAGTTCCACACGGAAGACTGATTGCAGAAGGTCGCTGGGGCGAGGAATAGACACCGATGAAAGTTGTGCTTGAACTGCTGGGCAATTCTGGCAGTGTTAAGAAAGTCACCATTCGTCACGATATCGTCATTGGACGTGGTTCTGAGTGCAATCTCAAGCTTGTGGCGCCGTTGATCAGCCGTCGGCACTGCACCCTGCGCTTCAAGGAAACATCTGCGTCAGTGACGGACCTGGGCAGCAGCAACGGAACCTATCTGAACGGACACAAACTTGAGCCCAATCAAAAATACAAGCTGAAGGAAGGGATGGAGCTTTCGATCGGTGGTGTCAAGTTTCTGGTGAAAGTGCGTCTCGACGCTGACGAAGCCAAAGCAATTCTGAAAGCGCGCAAAAAAGCAAAGGCCGCCCCCGAAACTCCTGTCCCCGGCAAGTCGCCTAAAACCACGAAGACTCCTTCCTCCGGAAGCAAAGCGTCCTCGAGCAGGAAAGCGGCGGCCACTCAGGCAGAAATCTCTCCCGAATCGGCAAAGGCAAAAGCCCGGGCAGCTGCAAAGTTAAAGGCAGAACAGGAACTCAAGGCCAAAACTGCGGCTGAAGGCAAAGCAGAAAAGCCAACGGCAAAACCATCCGGGAAGCAATCAGCGGCTGACAGGAAGCCTGCGTCAGAAAAGCCAGCCGACTCAAAAGCAACCGACTCTTCACGCATTCGCACTGAGGACGACGACGCGCTGGACTTTCTGAACGATGATGTGAAGACCAGCGCTGGAAAACAATCACCGACGAAAGACAAACCTGTTGCCAAAGAAACGGCAAAAGGTAAATCAGATGAAAACCGAATTACGGTCGATGACGACGAACAGTTGTTCTCGGATTCTCCGTCAACCGGGGCTGCCGGAATCGCTGTTGCGGGCGCAGCCGCTGCCAGCGAACTAGCAGACGCGGCAGCCGAAACGGTTGCTAAACCACGCAAGAAATCCATTCCTGTTCCGGATCCCGGCGACGACGACTGGGAATTCGATTTGCCCAGCCTTGATGCACTGGATTCACGCCCGGATGTCTTCGGAGCCACTGCAGAATCGCCATCGCAAGCAGACGAACCATTGGCTGATTTGTCGGAGCCTGCGGCAGAAGAATCACCTTCTGAAATCAGTTCTGCCATCTCTGAAGACCAGATTTCGCCTGCAACGGAATCGGATGGAAACGATGCGATCAGTGAAAACACAGCCATTGGCGAAGAGGCTGCTGAAGACCTGGTAGCCGACTCGGACTTCGAGTCGCAGGAATTCGATGAAGACTCTGCCGCTGCAGAAAACGATGCCGTTGAATACGCGGTGGTTGCTCCCGAATCAGACGAACCATTCGATGGCGAAGCAGAATGGGACCTCGGCCAGGGGAAAGTCGATCCCGCCGCCGAAACTTTGCAGGCCGCCGATTTTGCGGCCATTGAACCGGAAGCATTCAGCATCCCGGAGTCCCCGTCCGAAGTCGGCAAAGCCTTCGACGAACCATCCACCGGTGAACCAGAAGTATTGGATTCCGTCGCGGACCAAACTTCGGATGTTGCTCAGGAAGCAGAACCCATTGCTGACGTGCAACAGCAGGATGAAACATTTGAGAACATTGTAGCGGAAGAAGTTGAAGAGGTTATCAAGGAGGTTACGCCGGAAACTGTTGCGGAAGCTGAAGTCTCTGAAGACGCCGAGGACAGCGCATGGGCGTTCCTCAATGACGACGATGACGAGGTCGCAGAACCCGTTGCTGTAATCGAAGAGGATGACGCTGTCGATCACATCGTTGCCGAGGAAGTTGAAGACGTCATCGAAGAGGTCGAACTGGAACCTCTGCCTGAGATCGAAGAGGTTGTCGCCGAAGAGGTCGATGAATTTGAAGGTCTGGACGATGAACCAGTCGCCATCGTCGATGAAGTCAACGAAACAGCCACTTCCGCAGGCGATGAATTCAACTGGGACGGTGTTGATGATTTCGGCTCACTCGTCAGTGATGTCCCCCTGCCTTCTGCAAAACCCAAAATGACGCGACCGGGTAATGCAAATCCGGCCCGTATCGCAGCAGCAGGAATCCCCGATGCAATGGATTTCCTCGAAGAGGATGAGGAAGAAGCAGACGCCGAAGAAATTGCAGTTGCCGAAGTGCAGGAAGTGGACGAGGAAGTTGAGCTCTTCGAAGCCACGGATGCGGAGGCAATCTCGGACGAAGACGACGCATTGAACTGGCTATCGGACGACGAGGAAGCACCGATGGAGGTTGTCGATGCGTTTGAAGAACAAACTGCTGACGCAGTGGATGCCTTGGATGACAACGCCTCAGATGACGACGATGCCATGAGCTGGTTGTCAGATGAAGATGAGGAGGAGCACGACACAGGGAGCACTCCATCAACAAGCGTTGCTTCCGAAAGCGATGATGATGACGCCCTGAACTGGCTCAACGATGATGACAATGACAGCGATGGAGACGACGACGAGTTGCAGAAATTCCTGAGTGGTTTTTAGTCATCCCAGAATCGTTCAACGGACTTTACTCATTCATCGCGTCAGCGTCGTCTGTTGCTTCTGCTGCGGGCGCGGACACTGCCGGTGCCGTTAACCAGATCAGATTTCTGTTTGCCGTC harbors:
- a CDS encoding RNA polymerase sigma factor yields the protein MMSESQEGLTDQQLVEALNSGDLTAFEAIYFRYRDWVMRLAFRLTGNHDDALDVLQETFTYLAGKFPGFVLTAAMTTFLYPAVRNLAIAANRKRRRSSGGDEVLEFFESPTSAPTSPADDIEPILTSLSSDHREILLMRFVDDLTQPEIAAALNIPLGTVKSRLHHAIQTLKSSPAGQRLLGRSDSG
- a CDS encoding FHA domain-containing protein; amino-acid sequence: MKVVLELLGNSGSVKKVTIRHDIVIGRGSECNLKLVAPLISRRHCTLRFKETSASVTDLGSSNGTYLNGHKLEPNQKYKLKEGMELSIGGVKFLVKVRLDADEAKAILKARKKAKAAPETPVPGKSPKTTKTPSSGSKASSSRKAAATQAEISPESAKAKARAAAKLKAEQELKAKTAAEGKAEKPTAKPSGKQSAADRKPASEKPADSKATDSSRIRTEDDDALDFLNDDVKTSAGKQSPTKDKPVAKETAKGKSDENRITVDDDEQLFSDSPSTGAAGIAVAGAAAASELADAAAETVAKPRKKSIPVPDPGDDDWEFDLPSLDALDSRPDVFGATAESPSQADEPLADLSEPAAEESPSEISSAISEDQISPATESDGNDAISENTAIGEEAAEDLVADSDFESQEFDEDSAAAENDAVEYAVVAPESDEPFDGEAEWDLGQGKVDPAAETLQAADFAAIEPEAFSIPESPSEVGKAFDEPSTGEPEVLDSVADQTSDVAQEAEPIADVQQQDETFENIVAEEVEEVIKEVTPETVAEAEVSEDAEDSAWAFLNDDDDEVAEPVAVIEEDDAVDHIVAEEVEDVIEEVELEPLPEIEEVVAEEVDEFEGLDDEPVAIVDEVNETATSAGDEFNWDGVDDFGSLVSDVPLPSAKPKMTRPGNANPARIAAAGIPDAMDFLEEDEEEADAEEIAVAEVQEVDEEVELFEATDAEAISDEDDALNWLSDDEEAPMEVVDAFEEQTADAVDALDDNASDDDDAMSWLSDEDEEEHDTGSTPSTSVASESDDDDALNWLNDDDNDSDGDDDELQKFLSGF
- a CDS encoding DUF4349 domain-containing protein is translated as MPVYGFRNILLLGCLIVGCGKIDESTHRTSQQPEAHADAHHVANLDDTHISEETSSTTNPYLIRRGTLVFPTNDRVQSRHRITSAIQQHRGFLADEHQQRNHTSLSETLTIRIEASRFDDLVAAISQGIEQFDVREIDATDVSQEFIDLEARLTTRKDTEQRYRDLLKQANSIDEILKIEAHLDTIRGEIESSESRFRFLQNQIQFSSLTVTFYEPIVTSQHFMRRFSASLARGWFAATEFIIALASIWPVLMLIGLVAWLLQTYLRKERTRYDNRRQPQQAG